The segment AGATGCCGATCGTCATCCGCATCCCCTTCGGTGGCGGCATCGGCGCGGTCGAGCACCACTCGGAGAGCCCGGAGGCGCAGTTCGCGCACACCCCCGGCCTCAAGGTGGTGGCCTGCTCCAACCCGGTCGACGGCTACTGGATGATCCAGCAGGCGATCGCCCACGACGACCCGGTCATCTTCCTCGAGCCCAAGCGGCAGTACCACGCCGACAAGGCCGAGCTCGACGAGACCGCGACGCCCGAGCCGCTCTTCACCTCGCGCGTGGTCCGACCGGGCTCCGACGCGACGGTGCTGGCCTACGGCCCGACCGTGAAGACCGCGCTCAAGTGCGCCGAGGCCGCCGAGTCCGAGGGCCGCAGCCTCGAGGTCATCGACCTGCGCACCCTCTCGCCGCTCGACATGGCCCCGGTCTACGAGTCCGTACGTCGCACCGGTCGCTGCGTGGTCACCCACGAGGCTCACGTCAACCTCGGCATGGGCGCGGAGCTCGCGGCCCGGGTCACCGAGGAGTGCTTCTACTCCCTCGAGGCCCCGGTCCTCCGCGTCGGCGCGTTCGACACGCCCTACCCGCCGTCGCGCATCGAGGAGGAGTACCTCCCCGACCTCGACCGCGTGCTCGACGCCGTCGACCGCAGCTTCGCCTACTGAGAGGGGTTTTCCTGATGTCTGAGTTCCTCCTCCCCGATGTCGGCGAGGGCCTGACCGAGGCCGAGATCGTCGCGTGGAAGGTCAAGGTCGGCGACACGATCGAGATCAACGACGTCATCGTCGAGATCGAGACCGCCAAGTCGCTCGTCGAGCTGCCCTCGCCGTACGAGGGCACCGTCTTGGCGCTGCTCGTCGCCGAGGGCGAGACCGTGCCGGTCGGCACCCCGATCATCTCGATCGGCGCCGAGGGTGAGGCCGCTCCCGTGGCCCCCACCTCGACCCCGGCCGAGCAGACCGAGTCCGACCCGTACCTCGGGATGGCCGAGAAGGCAGGTGCGGCCCAGGTCGACCCGGCCGACATCGACCTGTCCAACCCGGCCGCCTCCGGCTCGATGGAGGGCGCGTCCCTCGTCGGCCGGATCAAGGCCGAGCGCGGCCCGATGCGCCGGGCCCGTCGCGGTTCGGCGTCCCCGAGCACCGACGCCGGCGCCCAGACGCAGCTGCAGGTGCAGGGCGCGTTCTCGCCCGGCGGCGCTCAGTCGCAGGACGTGCTGCCGGCCGACGAGTCGCCGGTCCCGGCCGTCGACCAGCGCCCCGAGCCCGCCGCCGCCCCCGCCGAGGCGCTCGTCCCGGCGGCCGCGCAGGCCGAGCCCAGCGACGTACGCGCGCTGGCGAAGCCGCCGGTGCGCAAGCTCGCCAAGGACCTGGGTGTCGACCTGAGCGCCCTCACCGGCTCCGGCCCGTCGGGCTCGATCACCCGTGACGACGTCCAGTCCGCCGCCAACGGCCCGGCCTCCACCGCTCCCGCCGTCACCGCTCCCGCTCCCGCAGCGGTCGCGTCCGGCGAGCGCGAGACCCGCGAGCCGATCAAGGGCGTGCGCAAGATGATGGCGACGGCGATGAGCCAGTCGGCGTTCACCAGCCCGCACGTCACCGAGTGGATCACCGTCGACGTCACCGCCGCGATGCAGCTCGTCGCGCGGCTGAAGAAGCGCCCGGAGTTCCGCGACACCCGGGTCAGCCCGCTGCTCGTCCTCGCCCGCGCCGTCATCCTCGCGATGAAGCGCACCCCGGAGATCAACTCCTACTGGGACGAGGCCGCGCAGGAGGTCGTCTACAAGCACTACGTCAACCTCGGCATCGCGGCCGCCACGCCGCGCGGCCTCGTGGTGCCCAACGTCAAGGACGCCGACGCGCTCTCGATGACCGAGCTGGCCCAGGCGCTCGCCGCGCTCACCGCCACCGCTCGCGACGGCAAGACGCAGCCGGCCGAGATGGTGGGCGGCACCTTCACGATCACCAACGTGGGCGTGTTCGGCGTCGACGCCGGTACGCCGATCATCAACCCCGGCGAGTCCGCGATCCTCTGCT is part of the Nocardioides cavernae genome and harbors:
- a CDS encoding dihydrolipoamide acetyltransferase family protein translates to MSEFLLPDVGEGLTEAEIVAWKVKVGDTIEINDVIVEIETAKSLVELPSPYEGTVLALLVAEGETVPVGTPIISIGAEGEAAPVAPTSTPAEQTESDPYLGMAEKAGAAQVDPADIDLSNPAASGSMEGASLVGRIKAERGPMRRARRGSASPSTDAGAQTQLQVQGAFSPGGAQSQDVLPADESPVPAVDQRPEPAAAPAEALVPAAAQAEPSDVRALAKPPVRKLAKDLGVDLSALTGSGPSGSITRDDVQSAANGPASTAPAVTAPAPAAVASGERETREPIKGVRKMMATAMSQSAFTSPHVTEWITVDVTAAMQLVARLKKRPEFRDTRVSPLLVLARAVILAMKRTPEINSYWDEAAQEVVYKHYVNLGIAAATPRGLVVPNVKDADALSMTELAQALAALTATARDGKTQPAEMVGGTFTITNVGVFGVDAGTPIINPGESAILCFGAVNKRPWVDEETGEIVVRDVTTLALSFDHRHVDGEKGSRFLADVAGMLQDPGTALLF
- a CDS encoding alpha-ketoacid dehydrogenase subunit beta codes for the protein MSANQKITLAKGLNMGLRKAMEDDDKVLLMGEDVGKLGGVFRITDGLQKDFGEDRVIDSPLAESGIVGTAVGMALRGYRPVVEIQFDGFVYPAYDQIVCQVAKYTYRSQGKVKMPIVIRIPFGGGIGAVEHHSESPEAQFAHTPGLKVVACSNPVDGYWMIQQAIAHDDPVIFLEPKRQYHADKAELDETATPEPLFTSRVVRPGSDATVLAYGPTVKTALKCAEAAESEGRSLEVIDLRTLSPLDMAPVYESVRRTGRCVVTHEAHVNLGMGAELAARVTEECFYSLEAPVLRVGAFDTPYPPSRIEEEYLPDLDRVLDAVDRSFAY